Proteins from a genomic interval of Clostridium sp. M62/1:
- a CDS encoding DegV family protein has translation MKKIGIMTDSHSGILSEEAQRLGIKVLPMPFYIGEKVYREGVDLSRDEFYDMLRKGVDVSTSQPSPTEVMDMWKEMLKEYEEIVYIPLSSALSGSCMTAEAMANEDEFAGKVFVVDNGRVATPMHRSVLDAVEMAKEGYSVVEIKKILEETREKMTIYIGLSTLKYLKKGGRVSSVTALAADVLNIKPVMHFSTGKLDIYQKCRGMKKSRKVMIDAMKHELETNFREEYAAGKVYLMAASSSTDEVTEEWVNQIKESFPGMEVMCDKLSFGLSCHIGPDGLGIGCTCKPV, from the coding sequence ATGAAGAAAATAGGAATCATGACAGACAGCCACAGTGGAATTTTGAGTGAAGAAGCGCAGAGACTCGGAATTAAGGTACTACCGATGCCTTTTTATATCGGAGAGAAAGTGTATCGTGAAGGAGTAGATCTTTCCAGAGATGAATTTTATGATATGCTTCGAAAGGGCGTAGATGTATCTACATCTCAGCCGTCACCAACAGAAGTTATGGATATGTGGAAAGAGATGCTGAAAGAATATGAGGAGATTGTTTATATTCCTCTTAGCAGTGCTTTAAGCGGGTCCTGTATGACAGCAGAAGCCATGGCAAATGAAGATGAATTTGCCGGTAAGGTGTTTGTCGTAGATAACGGTCGTGTGGCAACCCCGATGCATCGTTCTGTTCTTGATGCAGTAGAAATGGCAAAAGAAGGATACAGTGTAGTCGAAATCAAGAAAATTCTTGAAGAAACCAGAGAAAAAATGACAATTTATATCGGGCTCAGCACACTGAAATATCTCAAAAAAGGAGGAAGAGTCAGCTCTGTGACAGCTTTGGCAGCAGATGTCCTGAATATCAAACCTGTTATGCATTTCAGCACAGGAAAGCTTGATATCTACCAGAAATGCCGTGGTATGAAGAAATCACGTAAAGTTATGATCGATGCAATGAAGCATGAGCTGGAAACGAATTTCCGAGAAGAATATGCTGCTGGTAAAGTGTACCTGATGGCGGCGTCCAGCAGTACCGATGAAGTGACAGAAGAATGGGTAAACCAGATTAAAGAAAGTTTCCCGGGAATGGAAGTCATGTGTGATAAACTTTCCTTCGGTTTGTCCTGTCATATCGGTCCGGATGGACTGGGAATCGGATGCACCTGTAAGCCAGTGTAA
- the bsh gene encoding choloylglycine hydrolase has product MCTAATYKTKDFYMGRTLDYEFSYGEQITITPRNYEFDFRFAGKIKSHYALIGMAFVAEGYPLYYDAVNEKGLGMAGLNFVGNAAYEEALPEDETEVSQVAQFEFIPWILTQCATVAEAREKLAAMRLTGTAFSEQLPTAQLHWIIADKDSCIVVESMKDGLHVYDNPVGVLTNNPPFPSQMFALNNYAGVSRKQPESTFAGVLQLDAYSRGMGGMGIPGDLSSQSRFVKVAFTKLNSISGEEEDESVSQFFHILGSVDQQRGCCEVTEGKYEITIYTSCCNTAKGIYYYTTYDNHQITAVDMHAENLDSDQLICYPLLSKGEVRWQNK; this is encoded by the coding sequence ATGTGTACAGCAGCAACTTACAAAACAAAAGATTTTTATATGGGCAGAACGCTTGATTATGAATTTTCCTATGGGGAACAGATCACGATAACGCCAAGAAATTACGAATTTGATTTCCGGTTTGCCGGGAAGATAAAAAGCCATTATGCTTTGATCGGAATGGCATTTGTTGCAGAAGGTTATCCGCTTTATTATGATGCTGTTAATGAAAAAGGCCTTGGAATGGCAGGTCTTAATTTTGTCGGCAATGCGGCATATGAAGAGGCTTTGCCGGAAGATGAAACAGAAGTCAGCCAGGTGGCACAGTTCGAGTTCATCCCATGGATCCTTACACAGTGTGCTACTGTAGCAGAGGCGAGAGAGAAGCTGGCAGCAATGAGACTGACAGGTACAGCATTCAGTGAACAGCTGCCGACAGCACAGCTTCACTGGATCATTGCAGACAAAGACTCCTGTATCGTTGTTGAGTCTATGAAAGATGGGCTGCATGTATATGATAATCCGGTAGGAGTGCTTACCAATAATCCACCATTCCCGAGTCAGATGTTTGCACTGAATAATTATGCCGGAGTATCCAGAAAACAGCCGGAGAGTACTTTTGCAGGAGTATTACAGCTTGATGCATATAGCAGAGGAATGGGTGGAATGGGAATACCTGGAGATCTTTCCAGCCAGTCAAGATTTGTGAAAGTTGCCTTTACAAAATTAAATTCGATCTCCGGTGAAGAAGAGGATGAGAGTGTAAGTCAGTTCTTCCATATCTTAGGATCCGTAGATCAGCAGCGTGGATGCTGTGAGGTGACAGAAGGCAAATATGAGATCACGATATACACGTCCTGTTGTAATACAGCAAAAGGTATTTACTATTATACGACTTATGATAATCATCAGATCACAGCGGTTGACATGCATGCGGAAAATCTGGATTCAGATCAGCTGATCTGTTATCCGCTTCTGTCCAAGGGCGAAGTCAGATGGCAGAATAAATAA
- a CDS encoding ImmA/IrrE family metallo-endopeptidase, whose translation MMNAEQLSRVGEKLVKRCGSRDPFEIARQLGINVMLCENFGSLKGMYRVIKRNRFIFLNNSLDENMLRIVCAHELGHDQLHRNMAKTTPIHEFMLYDMKSKPEYEANIVAAEILMDSDEVLRYIYEYGYTAEQIASAMSTDINLVALKVAHLATLGYNLHALEHKSNFLK comes from the coding sequence ATGATGAATGCGGAACAGCTTTCACGGGTCGGTGAGAAACTGGTAAAACGCTGCGGTTCCAGAGACCCTTTTGAAATTGCAAGGCAGCTTGGTATCAATGTCATGCTTTGCGAAAATTTCGGTTCCCTGAAGGGAATGTACCGGGTGATTAAGCGAAATCGCTTTATTTTCCTGAATAACAGTCTGGATGAAAATATGCTGCGCATCGTGTGCGCACATGAATTAGGGCATGATCAGCTTCACCGGAATATGGCGAAAACCACCCCGATTCATGAGTTCATGCTCTACGATATGAAATCCAAACCGGAATATGAAGCGAACATCGTAGCAGCAGAGATTCTGATGGACAGCGATGAAGTCCTTCGTTACATCTATGAGTATGGATACACAGCCGAGCAGATCGCCAGTGCGATGTCCACCGACATCAATCTGGTTGCGCTGAAGGTAGCGCACCTGGCTACACTTGGCTATAATCTGCACGCGCTGGAACACAAGAGCAACTTTTTGAAATAA
- a CDS encoding helix-turn-helix domain-containing protein, whose translation MVFKERLKEKRTEANLTQVELAEKAGVTARTIQNYELGSRKPSNMVTIQKIADALNTTTEYLLGSSGTYVVEAHEKGGAKAAKDIEELVSEVTGMFAGGELSEDAIEGAYKALTDAYWIAKENNKKYAPKTRRKKSDQ comes from the coding sequence ATGGTCTTCAAAGAAAGGTTGAAAGAAAAAAGAACAGAAGCCAATTTAACTCAGGTAGAACTTGCAGAGAAGGCCGGTGTAACCGCCCGCACAATTCAGAATTATGAGCTTGGCAGCCGCAAACCATCCAATATGGTTACGATCCAGAAGATTGCGGATGCGCTGAATACTACTACTGAGTACCTGCTGGGAAGCAGCGGCACCTATGTCGTAGAAGCTCATGAAAAAGGCGGCGCAAAAGCAGCGAAAGATATTGAAGAACTGGTCAGCGAAGTGACCGGTATGTTCGCTGGCGGCGAATTAAGCGAAGATGCCATCGAAGGAGCTTATAAAGCTCTGACCGATGCCTACTGGATTGCCAAAGAGAACAATAAAAAATACGCCCCGAAAACGAGGCGTAAAAAATCCGATCAGTGA
- a CDS encoding DNA polymerase Y family protein has translation MQRVILHCDMNNFYASVECMLNPELKNKPVAVCGSVEERHGIVLAKNYAAKAFGVSTGEAIWQAKQKCQDLVIVEPHYEQYMKFSKLARGIYGRYTDQIEPYGMDECWLDVTGSGCMGTGFEIADEIRRTVKFELGLTISAGVSFNKIFAKLGSDMKKPDAITCIEADSFQEKIWCLPASDLLGVGRATEKVLSGYGIHTIGELAATSDDFLKCRLGKNGLAIKKYANGLDDSPVMRSDYVSPVKSIGHGITTMQDLENNAEVWCVMLELVQEIGTKLRAHKKKAGGIAISIRNNELYTKEWQCRIGIPTQSPTYLAKTAFALFAKNYQWEHPIRSVTVRAINLFEEDCPIQYDLFTDVKSLDRQERLDAAIEQIRFRFGKDAIKNGVLFQKSKMPTERKVDLVMPTGMIG, from the coding sequence ATGCAAAGAGTGATTCTTCACTGTGATATGAATAATTTCTATGCCTCTGTCGAGTGTATGCTGAATCCGGAACTGAAGAACAAGCCGGTGGCAGTGTGTGGTTCTGTGGAGGAACGGCATGGTATCGTACTTGCGAAGAACTACGCAGCAAAGGCGTTTGGCGTTTCCACGGGAGAGGCAATCTGGCAAGCAAAGCAGAAGTGCCAGGATCTTGTGATCGTGGAGCCGCACTATGAGCAATATATGAAGTTTTCAAAGCTGGCTCGTGGGATATACGGTCGCTATACCGATCAGATCGAGCCGTATGGGATGGACGAATGCTGGCTGGATGTGACCGGAAGCGGCTGCATGGGAACCGGATTTGAAATCGCAGATGAGATTCGCAGAACGGTTAAGTTTGAATTGGGACTTACGATTTCCGCAGGAGTGAGCTTCAATAAGATTTTTGCCAAGCTTGGGTCGGATATGAAAAAGCCGGATGCGATTACCTGCATCGAAGCAGATTCGTTCCAGGAGAAGATTTGGTGTCTTCCCGCCTCTGACTTGCTTGGAGTCGGCAGAGCGACCGAGAAGGTTCTGTCCGGTTATGGGATTCATACCATTGGAGAGCTTGCTGCAACATCGGATGATTTCTTGAAGTGCCGCCTTGGAAAGAATGGACTGGCGATTAAGAAATATGCCAATGGACTGGATGATTCGCCGGTTATGCGTTCCGATTATGTCTCACCAGTAAAGAGCATTGGGCACGGAATAACGACCATGCAGGATTTGGAGAATAACGCCGAAGTCTGGTGTGTCATGCTGGAACTGGTGCAGGAGATCGGAACCAAGCTGCGAGCACATAAAAAGAAAGCTGGCGGAATAGCGATTTCCATCCGCAACAACGAGCTTTACACGAAAGAGTGGCAGTGCCGGATTGGTATTCCGACACAAAGCCCTACCTATCTGGCGAAAACCGCATTTGCACTGTTTGCAAAGAACTATCAGTGGGAGCATCCGATTCGTTCAGTGACGGTTCGGGCAATCAACCTGTTTGAAGAGGATTGTCCGATACAATACGACCTATTCACCGACGTGAAATCACTGGATCGCCAGGAACGGCTGGACGCAGCGATTGAGCAGATTCGATTCCGATTCGGGAAAGATGCGATTAAAAATGGGGTACTTTTTCAGAAAAGTAAGATGCCGACAGAGCGAAAAGTGGATTTGGTTATGCCGACAGGAATGATTGGTTAA
- a CDS encoding ImmA/IrrE family metallo-endopeptidase: MILSQKKIEEIAVAVIRDFQKSFFGSEADDPARFALPTPIDQFASDYLNLKVSFQKLSSDGSIYGLTAYVDTEYQIEVDGSQRSIFLKTNDVVLDKSFIEPENIRKLCGKRRFTLAHECAHQILFQLDADDRKIACHKRPEVRKKGSRVLRTQEDWNEWQANSLGAAILMPQLEVDRAMWFINSRKPLTCYGWRFYNKDQVKIDTFCGVFGVSRSAAAIRLEQLGYLNRKKDYEYRDPLEVWP; the protein is encoded by the coding sequence ATGATCCTTTCACAGAAAAAAATAGAAGAAATCGCTGTTGCAGTGATAAGAGATTTTCAAAAGTCCTTTTTCGGCAGCGAAGCAGATGATCCGGCAAGATTTGCGCTTCCGACACCCATTGACCAGTTTGCATCCGATTATCTGAACCTGAAGGTGTCATTTCAAAAGTTGTCCTCGGACGGAAGCATCTATGGTCTGACCGCGTATGTGGATACAGAATATCAGATAGAGGTTGATGGAAGTCAGAGGAGCATCTTCCTGAAAACTAATGATGTGGTTCTGGACAAGAGTTTCATTGAACCAGAGAATATTCGGAAACTCTGCGGAAAACGCAGATTTACGCTGGCACATGAGTGCGCTCACCAGATATTGTTTCAGCTGGATGCCGATGACCGAAAGATAGCCTGCCATAAGAGACCGGAAGTGAGGAAAAAAGGTTCCCGCGTTCTGAGAACGCAGGAAGATTGGAACGAGTGGCAGGCCAATTCGCTGGGAGCTGCCATCCTGATGCCCCAGTTAGAAGTGGATCGGGCGATGTGGTTCATCAACAGCAGAAAGCCTCTGACATGTTATGGATGGCGTTTTTATAACAAAGACCAGGTGAAGATAGATACTTTCTGTGGTGTCTTTGGCGTTTCGAGATCGGCAGCTGCTATCCGCTTGGAACAACTGGGCTATCTGAACCGGAAAAAGGATTATGAATATCGTGATCCATTGGAGGTGTGGCCATGA
- a CDS encoding helix-turn-helix domain-containing protein, with translation MYFDAKEFGKRLHDVRTSRGITQEELAVRLGLASKQHVSRMENGERSCSIDLLIELSCILHVSTDYLLMGSEPSKEEVKNDLLSIISELSTIAKKI, from the coding sequence ATGTATTTTGACGCAAAAGAGTTTGGTAAGAGACTTCACGATGTTCGCACTTCCCGTGGCATTACGCAGGAGGAACTGGCGGTTCGCCTGGGCCTGGCAAGCAAGCAGCATGTCAGCCGCATGGAGAACGGTGAACGCAGCTGCTCTATTGACTTGCTGATTGAACTGTCTTGCATCCTCCATGTCAGCACGGATTATCTTCTGATGGGCAGCGAGCCAAGCAAAGAGGAAGTCAAAAATGATCTTCTTAGTATTATTTCGGAGCTGTCTACGATTGCGAAAAAAATCTAA
- a CDS encoding ATP-binding protein, which yields MASPVIADPFHRMKYMERHGSGLRKIVRETEKPPGYTAAYNPKIFSTATDFRVILKNVNYQLSQKNLVNDQVSEQDKSPDIPHTVLNLCIHLIAHGSEGAQITHAHSIMGTANDKSYDATHDTTHDNLEDDTHQGIHQDSHHDSTPSAVILRLMLFRFFSQS from the coding sequence ATGGCAAGCCCTGTGATTGCTGACCCGTTCCACCGCATGAAATACATGGAGCGTCATGGAAGCGGCCTACGCAAAATCGTCAGGGAAACCGAAAAGCCGCCTGGATATACAGCGGCATATAATCCGAAAATTTTCTCAACGGCAACAGATTTCAGAGTCATCTTGAAAAATGTAAATTACCAACTTAGTCAGAAAAACTTAGTCAATGACCAAGTTAGTGAGCAAGATAAATCGCCGGACATCCCACACACAGTTTTGAATCTTTGTATCCACCTTATTGCCCACGGCAGTGAGGGTGCTCAAATCACTCATGCTCACTCTATCATGGGTACAGCCAATGATAAGTCCTATGACGCAACCCATGATACAACCCATGATAACTTAGAGGATGACACCCATCAAGGTATCCACCAAGATAGCCACCATGATTCTACGCCGTCAGCAGTTATATTGCGCCTAATGCTTTTTAGATTTTTTTCGCAATCGTAG